TTGATCAGATCAGCCACGCTTTTTCAGGCCCAGCTTCTGGCGTCCTTCTTCCGGGGTGAGCGTGCGCGCACCCATCATGCTGATGATGCTGCGGGCCCGCTCCACCAGCGATCCGTTGCTGGCGGGCACGCCCTTGTCCAGCCAGAGGTTGTCTTCCAGCCCCACGCGCACATTGCCGCCCAGCAGCACGGCCTGCGCCACCATGGGCATCTGCATGCGCCCAATGCCAAAGCCAGCCCAGGTGGCACCCGGCGGCATGTTGTCGGCCATGGCTTTCATGGTGGTGGTGTCGGCAGGCGCACCCCAGGGGATGCCCAGGCAGACCTGGAACAGCGGCGCGTCGCCCAGCAGGCCTTCTTTCAGCATCTGCTTGGCAAACCACAGGTGGCCGGTGTCGAACACCTCCAGCTCGGCTTTCACGCCCAGCTCCAGAATGCGCTTGGCACCGGCGCGTAACTGGGCAGGGGTGGACACGTAGATGTAGTCGCCGTCGCCAAAATTCAGCGTGCCGCAGTCCAGCGTGCAAATTTCGGGCAGTAACTCTTCGATGTGGATCAGCCGGGCCAGCCCGCCAACCAGGTCGGTGCCGGGGCCGAACTGCATGGGGTTTTCGCCCGCGCCGATTTCCAGGTCGCCGCCCATGCCGGCCGTCAGGTTCAGCACCATGTCCACGCCGCTGGAGCGGATACGGTCCACCAGCTCGCGGTACAGCGCCGGGTCGCGGCTGCCTTTGCCAGTGGCCGGGTCGCGCACATGGCAGTGCACTACGGTGGCCCCGGCTTTGGCGGCCTCTACCGCGGCTTCGGCGATCTGCTTGGGGGTGACGGGAATGGCCGGGTGGCGGCCAACGGTGTCGCCCGCGCCGGTCACGGCACAGGTCAGGATGACATCATGGTTCATGTGTGGCTTTCTTTATAGACCGAGGGACGTGCGCACGGCGGGCAGGCCGTCTTTGCCGTCATAGGTTTTAACGCCCGCCAGCCATTGGGTCAGCAGCTCGGGGTTTTGCTTCAAGAAGGCTTTGGCGGCGGTGGCGGGCAGGACCTTGGCCATGATGGGCACCATCAGGCGGTTTTCCACATCGGTGCTGAAAACCAGGTTGGACACCAGCTTGCCTGCGTTCGGGCAGCGCTCCTGGAAGTCGGTGGCCACCAGGGTTTTGACCGAGGCCTCGCCAAAGTTGGGCCCAAAGTAGGCGTCACCGCCGGTCAGGTAGTTCAGCTTCATCTGGATGTTCATGGGGTGCGGCTCCCAGCCCAGAAACACCACCATCTTCTTCTGCCGAATGGCGCGCTGCACCTCGGCCAGCATGCCGGCCTCGCTGGACTGCACCAGCTTGAAGCCGCCCAGGCCCAGCTCGTTCTTGTCGATCATCTGCTGCACCTTGGCATTGGCGCTGCTACCGGCTTCGATGCCGAAAATCTTGCCGTCCAGCTCCTTCTGGAACTTGGCAATGTCGGCAAAGCTCTTCAGACCCGCCTCGGCTACATAGGCGGGAACCGCCAGGGTGGCCTTGGCACCGCTGAGGTTGGGGGTGGGCAGCACCACCAGGCTTTTGGCCTTGGCCAGCGGATCGACCATGCCGTCTTGCATGGGGCTCCAGTAGCCCAGCGACACGTCGATCTGCTTGCTCTTCAAGCCCGCAAAAGAGATGGGCACCGAGGCGATGGTGGTGCTGGGGCTGTAGCCCAGGCCTTCAAAAACTGTGGTGGCCAGCGCGGTGGTGGCGGTGATGTCGCTCCAGCCGATATCCACAAAACGGATCTTCTTGCAGCTTTCGGCATCCTGGGCCATCGCAGGCACCACGCACATCGCCGCCACCGCCAACCCCACACCCTGGAGCAATTTCTTCATCATGTTTCCTTTGGAATAAACACCGCAAACAGCGCCCACCGCCTTGCGATGGAAGGAATTTACCGGGGGGACCCCTCAAAAAACGACGCATTGCGACCAGTCATTGACCAGCAGCGACCACGCGGGTTTGCCCCAGTCTGCTAAAAACCGGCATGCCCACCGAAGACCTGTACTTTCTGCTGCTGCCCGCGTTTTCGATGCTGGGCTTTGTGTCGGCGGTCGAGCCGCTGCGGGTGGCGAACCGGTACCACAAAGACCTGTACCACTGGCACATCCTGAGCGTGGACGGCGGCCCGGTGACGGCCAGCAACGGCATGTCGCTGAATGCCGAAGGCTCGCTGGACACGGTCGCCAGCGCCCCCACCTTGTTCATCGTGGGCGGCTTCAACCCGCTGGAGCACTACACGCCAGCGCTGGGCAACTGGCTGCGGCGGCTGGACCGGGCGGGCACGGTGCTGGGTGCCATCGACACCGGTAGCTTTGTGCTGGCCGAGGCCGGGCTGCTGCAGCGCCAGAAACTGACCCTGCACTGGGAGGCGATATCGGCGTTTGTGGAGCGCTACCCGGCGCTGGCCGCCTCGGTGACGCAGGAGCTGTTTGAAATTGACGGCCAACGCATCACCAGCGCGGGCGGCACGGCCTCCATCGACATGCTGCTGGCGCTGATTGCCCGCAAGCATGGCCACGCGCTGGCCACCAAGGTGTCGGAACAGTTTGTGTTGGGCCGCATCCGTAACCCTTCGGACCACCAGCGCATGCAGATTGCCGCACGGTACGGCATCCACAACAAGAAAACCATCCAGGTGGTGAGCGAAATGGAGCGCCACATGGAAGACCCGCTATCGCCCGATGCGCTGGCCGACAGCATCGGCGTGACCCGGCGGCAGCTGGAGCGGCTGTTTGCCACCTACCTGAAAGACACGCCCTCGCACTTCTACCTGGGCCTGCGGCTGGACCGGGCGCGCCAGCTCCTGCAGCAGACCGAAATGCGCATCATCGAGGTCAGCGTGGCCTGCGGATTTGAATCGCCCTCGTACTTCTCGCGGGCCTACCGCAGCCGGTTCCACAGCCCGCCCAAGCAGGACCGCCTGGCTAGCTGAGCCCAGAAACGAAAAAACCACCCGAAGGTGGTTCTTATTTTTTGCTGGCAGCGCACCCTACAAAACGGCGGACAGTGGTGACACCGTCCGGGCGGTTTGCTTAAAAGATTTAAGCAGCGACAGGTGCGGCCACGAGTGCCTTCACCTTGGTGCTCAGACGGCGCTTGTCGCGAGCTGCCTTGTTCTTGTGGAAGATGCCCTTGTCGGCAACCGTGTCCACCACCGCTTGCATCTTGGCAAACAGTTCGGTGGCTTTGGCTTTGTCGCCGGTCAGAACGGCTTTTTCGACGTTCTTGACAGCGGTACGGTATTTGGAACGCAGCGAGGTGTTCGCAGCGTTGATCTTGATGTCCTGGCGGACGCGCTTACGGCCCGACGCAAGGCGTGGGTTCTTTTTCTTGGGTTTGGTTGCCATAATAAATTTCCTTGAGATTGTTAGAGGATGATGCCAGCAAAGCCCACGAGTATAGCAGTTGGGCGCTTATGCCACCCAGCCGGGCTACACTGGGTGGGTGAGTCTCTTCAAATCTGCTTCCACCATCTCCCTGCTGACCCTGGCTTCCCGCGTGGCGGGTCTGGTCCGCGACCAGTTGTTTGCTGCCACCTTCGGCGCCAACGCCATGACAGACGCGTTCTACGTGGCGTTTCGCATTCCCAACCTGTTTCGCCGCCTGTTTGGCGAAGGCGCGTTCAGCCAGGCCTTTGTGCCAGTGCTGGCCGCCAGCAAGGCTACGCACGGGCTGGAAGCCACCAAGCTGCTGATCGACCGCGTAGCCACCCTGCTGACCTGGGTGCTGGTGCTGACCTGTGTGCTGGGGGTGCTGGGCACGCCGCTGCTGGTCTGGGCCATGGCCGGGGGCATGCAGCAGGAACCGCAGGCCTATGCGGCGGCCACCACCATGACGCGCTGGATGTTCCCCTACATCCTGTTCATCTCGCTGGTGTCCATGGCCTCGGGCATTTTGAACACCTGGCGGGTGTTTGCGGTACCCGCCGCCACGCCGGTGCTGCTGAACATCGCCATGATCGCCGCCACCGTGTGGGCCACGCCCTGGTTCCGCAGCCACGGCATTGAGCCCATCTATGCGCAGATCATTGGTGTGATGCTGGGTGGCCTCTTGCAATTAGGGGTGCAGATTCCGGCGTTGAAGCGCCTGGGCCTGTTTCCGAATATTGGACTAACTTGGTCGCTTGTGCGCACCGCATGGGCCGATGACGCTACCAAAAAAGTAGCAAAGCTGATGGTTCCGGCTCTGCTGGGGGTGGGCGTGGCGCAGATCTCGCTGTTCATCAATACCCAGATCGCCTCGCGCCTGGCCCCCGGCAGTGTGAGCTGGCTCAGCGGGGCCGACCGGCTGATGGAATTCCCCACCGCCATGCTGGGCGTGGCCCTGGGCGTCGTGCTGATGCCGCAACTGGCCGGTGCCAAGGCCGCCAACGACCCCAAACAGTATTCCGCCATGCTCGACTGGGGCCTGCGCCTGGTGGTGTTGCTGGCCGTACCCTGCTCGGTAGCCCTGCTGACCTTTGCCACTCCGCTGGTGGCGGTGATCTTCCACTACGGTGCTTTCACCGAGCGCGACGTGGCACAAACTGCGCTGGCGCTGATGGGCTGGGGCGTGGGCCTGCTGGGTGTGGTGGCCATCAAGGTGCTGGCCCCCGGCTTTTACGCCAGCCACAACATGAAGACCCCGGCGCGCATTGCCGTGGCCGTGCTGGTCATCACCCAGCTGCTGAATCTGGCGCTGGTGCCGCTGTTCCAACACGCCGCGCTGACGCTGTCGGTGGGCCTGGGGGCCCTGATCAACGCCACCTGGCTGCTGATCGGCCTGCGGCGGCGCGGCAGCTACCTGCCGGTGCCCGGCTGGTGGAAGTTCATTTTGCAGGTGCTGGCCGCCAGCGCCCTGCTGGCGGTATTCTTGATCTGGGCGACCAGTGCCGTGCCATGGACCCAGTTTGCGGGCGCAAAATTGGAACGGGTTGGCTACATGGCGCTGGTGTTGCTTGCGTCAGCAGCTATTTATTTTGTAGCATTGTGGGCAGCGGGAATGAAATTACGTAAAGTGGTGCATCCGGGCGGCATTTAGGCTTGACGCTGCGCCACGACACGCTAGAAACTAGACCATGCACATCCCCTACCACCCCCCCACCCCGCTGGAGTATTTTGCGGCGCTGGTGCAAAGCGACGAACACTTTCCGCTGCTGGAGGCCGTGACCAGCCTGGCGCAAGACGAATACCCTGAACTCGACATCGAACAGGTGCTGGGCGATGTCGACCAGCTGCTGGCCCGCCTCAAGCGTCGCCTGCCACGCGACGCGGTGCCGCTGCAGCGCCTGCGCTCGCTGAACCAGTTCTTCTACCGCGACCTGAACTTTGGCGGCAACGTCAACGACTACTACGACCCCGACAACAGCTACCTCAACGCCGTGCTGCGCACCCGCCGGGGCATCCCGATCTCGCTGGCGGTGCTGTGGATGGAGCTGGCCCAGGGCATTGGCCTGGTGGTGCGGGGCGTGGCGTTTCCGGGGCACTTCATGGTCAAAATCAACCTGCCCAAGGGCCAGGTGGTGATGGATCCGTTCACCGGCCAGTCGCTGAGCCGCGAAGAGCTGTCCGAGCGGCTGGAGCCCTACACGCGGCGCAATACGCTGTCTGACGATTTCGAGGTGCCACTGGGCCTGTACTTGCAGGCCAGCCCGCCACGCGACATCCTGGCCCGCATGCTGCGCAACCTCAAAGACATCCACACCGCGCAAAGCGACTGGCCGCGCCTGATCACCGTGCTGGACCGCCTGCTGGTGCTGCTGCCCGATGCCTGGAGCGAATACCGCGACCGCGGCCTGGCGCACGCCGCCCTGGGCCACACCCGGCCTGCCGTGATCGACCTGGAAAAGTACCTGCTGTGCTCACAGGATGCGCTCGATCTGGACAGCATTTCCGAGCGCCTGAGCAGCCTGCGCCGGGCGAAAAACTAGGTTTTAGACTGGTTTTTAGGCTCGGCCAAAAACAACGCCTGCAGATCGCTCAGGAAGTCAAAGCCCCGCACCGTGGGCCGCACGCGCACACCTTCGCGCTCCAGCAAACCCTTGCGCTCGCCCTCGGCCAGACCCTTCTGGATGCTGGTCAGCGGCAAGCCGGTGCGTTCGGTGAACTTCGGCAGTTCAAAGCCGTCGCGCAGGCGCAGGGCGTTGAGCATGTACTCGAACGGCAACTCGGCGCGCGCAACGTCGTCGTCCTGCGCCACCGCCTTGCCCGCCAGAGCGTTGGCCATGTACAGATTCGGTTCGCGAAAGCGCACCTGCCGGATGATGCGGTGGGCAAAGCTGAGCTTGCTGTGCGCGCCCGCGCCAATCCCCAGGTAGTCGCCAAACTGCCAGTAATTTTGGTTGTGCACGCAGGCGTGGCCGGGCAGCGCGTAGGCCGAGACCTCGTAGCGGTCCATGCCGGCGGCCAGGGTCATTTCGGTGATCTTGTCCAGCATGTCGTAGCCCAGGTCTTCCTCGGGTACCACGGGTGGGAACTTGGCAAAGTAGGTATTGGGCTCGATGGTCAGCTGGTAAATGCTGATGTGTTTGGGCCCTAGCGCAAGAGCGGTGCGCATATCCAGCTCTAGATTTTGTAGCGTCTGGCCGGGCAGCGCGTACATGATGTCCAGGTTGAAGGTGTCAAACGACTGGGCCGCTTCTTCCACCGCCGCAATGGCCTGGGCGCTGTCGTGCACCCGGCCCAAGGCTTTCAGGTGGTCATCGTTGAAGCTCTGTACCCCGACCGACAGCCGCGTCACACCGGCGCTGCGGTAGGCACGGAAGCGGTTCTTTTCGAAGGTACCGGGGTTGGCTTCCAGCGTGATCTCGCAATCCGGCTCCAGCTTCAGGCGGGCGCGGATGTCGCCGATCAGCCGGTCGATGGCCTGCGGCGAAAACAGGCTGGGCGTGCCGCCACCGATGAAAATGCTGTGCACCGTGCGGCCCCAGACCAGCGGCAGCGCAGCCTCCAGGTCGGCCATCAGCGCGTCGATGTAGCGCTGCTCTGGCACTTCGCTGGTCGGCGTGGGGGCGGCCAGATTGGCAGCCGGATGCAGGGTCTGCGCGCCGTCCGCCCGCAGTTCGTGCGAATTGAAGTCGCAGTACGGGCACTTCTTCAGGCACCAGGGCAGGTGCACGTAGAGCGACAGCGGCGGCAGCGCGGCCAGTTGCAGCAGGCCGGGGCGCATGTGGTGTTGCAAATCCTTCACGGCAGCCAGCGCTCGCGCATCAGGGCCAGCATGGCGCGGGAGGATTGGCCCCGGTGGCTATTGGCGTTCTTCACCTCGGGGGTCAGTTCGGCAAAGGTCTTGCCGAACTGCGGGAGGAACATCACCGGGTCAAAGCCAAAGCCGTGCTCGCCCTGCGGCGCGCGGGTGATCTCGCCCACGGCGCGGCCCACAGCAATCAGCGGCTCGGGGTCATTCGGGCTGCGCACGGCCACCAGGGTGCTGACCAGGGCGGCGCGGCGGTTGGCGATGTGCGCCATCTGCTCCAGCAGCGCCCGCACATTGTTGCTGTCGCTCTTGGGGTAGCCGAACTGGGTGGCGTAGTAGGCGGTTTGCACGCCCGGCAGGCCGCCGAAGGCATCGACGCACAGGCCCGCGTCGTCGGCCACTGCGGGCAGGCCGCTGTGGGCGCTGGCGTGCCGGGCTTTGGCCAGGGCGTTTTCGACGAAGGTGTGGAAAGGCTCGTCGGCCTCGGGGATGCCCAACGTGCCCTGCGCCACCAGTTCCACGCCCAGCGGGGCGAACAGGGCTTGCAGCTCGAACAGCTTGCCCGCGTTATTGGATGCCAATACGATTTTCATAAAAAATATGCCTCTAGCGCTTATTCCATGAGCGTGAGCAGCTCTTATTTTGATAGTGCCTGCTGTTGCAGGTCCATCAGGCCGATGATGCCTTTTTCGGCCAGCGCCAGCAGCGCGTCCATCTCGGCGCGGGTAAAGGCCACGCCCTCGGCCGTGCCCTGCACTTCCACGAAATGGCCCGCGCCGGTCATCACCACGTTCATGTCGGTGTCGCAGGCGGCATCTTCGGTGTATTCCAGGTCCAGCAGCGGCGTGCCCTGCACGATGCCCACCGAGATGGCCGCCACGGGCTGGAGGATGGGGGTGGTGCTGATCTTGCCCGACTTGAGCAGCACGTTGACGGCATCCTGCGCCGCCACAAACGCACCGGTGATGGCGGCGGTGCGGGTGCCGCCGTCGGCCTGCAGCACGTCGCAGTCCAGGTGGATAGTGCGCTCGCCCAGCAACTTCAAATCGAACACGGCCCGCAGAGAGCGGCCGATCAGGCGCTGGATTTCCTGCGTGCGCCCACTTTGCTTGCCACGGGCGGCCTCGCGGTCGCTGCGGGTGTGGGTGGCGCGCGGCAGCATGCCGTATTCGGCGGTGACCCAGCCCTCGCCGCTGCCCTTCTTGTGGCTGGGCACCTTTTCTTCCACCGAGGCGGTGCACAGCACTTTGGTATTGCCAAACTCGATCAGCACCGAGCCTTCGGCGTGGATGGTGTAGCCCCGGGTGATGCGCACCGGGCGCAGCTGGTGGGCGGCACGGCCGCCGCTACGGATGAATTCGGTCATGGTGTGGATTTTTGTAATTGCGCTGTGGCAGCTTAGGTAGCAAATAGGTTTCAAACAAGAGGGATGCGTTCCAGGAGCACCGCAGAACCGGCATTGCCGACCCGCTGGTGGTGCCCCCGGCAAGGAGGTTGGCGCTGCAACGCGAGGTGCACCCGCCTGGGGGTGTTACATACGCTTTGCGGCTGCTTTGCGGATGGCTTCGTTGATCTCGGCGATCGATCGCTCGATGGCGGCATCGTCCAGATCGTCGATCAGGCTTTCCGGCCCCTGCGGTTGGATGGACGACGCAAACACGCCCGGCTGGATTGCCTCGGTGGAGATGCCCCGGGTGGACTCGAACATGTCCGGCGTCTCCCACTCGATCGCCAATACGGTGACATTGTCGCTGCGGGCACCGGCCTTGCGCAGCGCCTGCTCGACCAAGTCGGGCACGGCCTGCGACACCGGGGCGCTGGCCAGACCGCGCACGATGGCGGCATCGTCCAGGCTGTCCCACAGGCCGTCCGAGCACAGCATGATCTTGTCGCCCTGGTGCAGCGCGATGGGGCCGGTGATGTCGAACTGGGGCTTCACCGGCGATCCCAGGCAGGTGTAGAGCACGTTACGGTTCATGGCGTGGGGGAGTTGCGCCCCCCCTTCTGAACGGTGCTGCTCGGCGTAGGAGTGGTCGCGCGTGCGGGTCAGCAGCGCGCCGTCGCGCACCACGTACAGGCGCGAATCGCCGCAGTGCACCCAGGTAGCGCTATTGCCCTGCACCACGGCGGCCACCAGCGTGGTGCGGGGGGTGTCCAGCATGCCGTGTTTGGCGGCGTAGCGCAGGATCTGGTCATGGGCCGACAGCAGCGCGGCGCTCAAGAAATCGGCCGCCTGGGGCAGCAGCGGGCGGGCCTGCTTCTGGTACAGAGCAGACAGGGTTTGCAGCGCCATCTGGGCCGCCACCTCGCCTTCTGGGTGCCCGCCCATACCGTCGGCCAGCAGGAACAGGCCCGAGCCGCTGGTATAGCAATAGCCCATACGGTCTTCGTTTTTTTCGCGGCCGCCCTTGCGGCTGACCTGGAATACCGAAAACTTCACTTGGGCGTAGGCCCGATGCCGGTGGCATCACGCACGTTCTGCACGTTTTTCTTGGTGTCGGACACCAGGGTGTCGAACTGCAGGCGCAGCTTCTCGGCCACGGTCAGCTTGGTGTAGCGGCGCTCGCCTTCGCGGCTGAGTTCTTTTTGCAGCGCAAACACCGACTGTGGGCGCGACAGGGGGTCGATCGACATGCACCATTCGACCACCTCGATCAGGTTGTCCGAATAGATGCCGCGCAGCCGCGACAGCGCCAGGCCGATGCGGTCTTTTTCCAGCCGCTGCGGCGCCTCATTGGGCGGAAAACCCTGCATGCACGCGTAGATGCAGGCGCCGATGGCGTAGATGTCGGTCCAGGGCCCCATGGACGCGTCACGCCGGTACATCTCGGGGGCGGCAAAGCCGGGGGTATACATGGGGCGGATGAAGTTGCCTTCCTTGTTGAGCACCTCGCGGGCCGCGCCGAAGTCGATCAAGACCGCCTTGTTGTCGTCGGTGATGAAGATATTGGCGGGCTTGATGTCCAAATGCAGCATCTTGTGCTGGTGCACGATGCGCAAGCCGCGCAATATTTCGTCAAACAGGCTGCGAATGGTGGATTCGCGGAATACCTTCTGCTTGCGCTGGTCCCGCGAGGTGATGATGAAGTCCTGCAGGGTGGCGCCCTCCAGGTAGTTCATCACCATGTAGACGGTTTCGTTCTCGCGGAAGAAGTTGAGCACGCTGACCACCGACGGGTGCGAGATCTGCGCCAGCGAACGGCCTTCTTCAAAAAAGCTTTTCAGCCCCAGCCGGTACAGCGACAGTTTTTCGGGCTGCACCTGCGGCAGCAGTTCGCCGACTTCGCGGGTGGCCAAGCTGCTGGGCAGGTATTCCTTGACCGCCACCTGGCCGCCGTCGGCACCCACTGCCAGATACACCACGCCAAACCCGCCCGACGAGAGCCGCCGAACGATGTGGTAACCCCCGATAGCGGTGCCGGGCGGAAGCGTGGCCGGTTTGTTTTTGGACATAAATAGCAGGGGAAGCGCGGAAGCGGCGGAAAGGCAGTTTTTAGACCTGCCCCCCATCCGATGCAAAAGCCTGGGGTCTTTACATCAGAGGCTGAACAGGTCGTCGGTTATTCTCAGGCCATTGCAACGATATGTACCTTCTCAATGCCAGTTTACAGCATGACCGGCTACGCCAGTGCCCAGCACAGCAGCGCCACCGCCACCCCGGATACGGAATCCAAAAGCACGTCGGCGCGCCGCTTGGGAATCGAAATCCGGTCCGTCAACAGCCGCTTTCTGGACCTGAGCTTTCGCCTGCCCGACGAGCTGCGCAGCCATGAGCCCGCACTGCGCGAACGCGTCATGGCGCAGCTCAAACGTGGCAAGGTAGAAGTACGCGCGGCAATTGAAAGCACGGCCTCCGGCAGCCTGGCAGCGCCCTCCCCGCACCTGTTGCAGCGGGTCAACTCCTTGCAGGATTCGGTCAAAGCCTGGCTGCCACAGGCCGCGTCGCTGAGCGTGGCCGACATCCTGCGCATGGCCTCCAACGAGCAAGCCCCTGCCAACGATTGGGCCGACGATGTACTGCCGCTGGCCGACACGGTGCTGCAATCCCTGGTGGCCGCCCGCCAGCGCGAAGGCGAACGCCTGACGACCATGCTGCTGGGGCACCTGAAGCAATTGCGCACCCTGGCCGAAAAAGCCCTGCCCCTGGTGCCCCAGTTGGTGGAACAGCAGCGCCAGCGCTTCATCGAGCGCTGGAAGGAAGCCATGGCCCTGGCCGACGGCGCCACCCTGCCCGAAGCCGCGCAGGACCGCGCGCTGACCGAAGCCACGGCCTTCGCCATCCGCATCGACGTGGCCGAAGAGCTGACCCGCCTGCATTCGCACCTGGACGAGATGGAGCGCATCCTCAAAAAAGGCGGCGAAGTCGGCAAACGCCTGGACTTTCTGATCCAGGAGCTGCACCGCGAGGCCAACACCATGGGCTCCAAATCGGCCGCGCTGGAGCTGTCCCGCATTTCGGTGGACATGAAAGTGCTGATCGAGCAGATGCGCGAGCAGGTACAGAACGTCGAGTAGTTTTGGGCGGGGCTAAAGCGCCAACACCCGGTCAGGGCGCAACGTCAAAAATACAGCCACGGGCATACCCATATACCCATGGCCATGGCGCTGCATCAGATGCCGTGTGTGCTGAGCCGTGCGGCATACCACTTCGAAAAGCCTTCCACATAGGTTTCCGTGAAGGGGCTGAACGGGCCAGGGATGTAGGCCGGGTCTTGGGTGCCGTTGTGGTTGATGGAAACCAGGTTGGCATCCTGGGCGTTCGTGGCGCGCCATACCGCAGTGAGCCCGTCCAGGCTGTAGTCCACGCCTTCCACCGCTTCGGGATGCACCAGCCACTTCGAACGCACCAGGGTACGGTCCGGTGCCAGTGGAATCACGTAGGAGACCACCGCGTGGTCGCTCATCACGTGGGTCCACGAACTGTGTGTCCAGAGATGCGTATCACCGAGGTCGCGGCGCTTCAGCCCGCCCAGCAAACGTGTGCTGGCCACCTTGGTATCCATGGTTTGCGACTCTCCGTGGCCGGCAATCACCAGCCGCTGGGTGCGAAAGATCGTAGCGACGCTCCCATCGAGCCGCTCCACCGCCTTGCAAATGTGGCCTTCACTTTCCCAGTCGGCCACCCGGGAGGCATTGAGCGCATGGTATTTGTCCAGCGCCAGCTGCGACTCTTCACTCAGGCCATCCGGGCAGAAACCAAAGTCTTCCGGCAAGAAGGACGCGGTGAGCTCGGGATGCGTTGCGCTGCAGTGGTAGCACTCGCGATTGTTTTCCATCACGAGTTTCCAGTTGCCGTTCTCGATGATTTCGGTTTCGTGTGCAATTTTGCAGTGTGCCAGGTCGTAGGGGGCGAATCGGGGTGTCATGGTCTGGTCCAGCACGTCCACATCTTCGGGGGGAGTGTCGCCGAGGCACACAAAAATGAGTCCGCCCACCACACGGGTATGCACAGGAATCAGACTACGGCACGTGGGGTCAAAATCCAGCCCCATATGCGCAGCATGGTGCAGGCTCCCATCCAGATCGTAGGTCCACGAATGGTAGGGGCATACCAGCCTGCCCACGATGGCCTTCCCTGCCGGCATTAACCGAGCGCCACGGTGTCGGCACACATTGCGGTAGGTGCGGATATTTTCGTCGTCGTCGCGAACGATCAGGATCGACGACTTTCCGATGTCGATGGTCGACACATCGCCCGACTCGGGAACGTCCGCACTCACCCCCACCAGAATCCAGTGGTTGTTGAAGAAGACTTCGACATCGGTATCGAAAACATCCTGTCGCCCAAATAGGCCGCCAGGCATTCCGTAACCGACCTGACGACTGCGAACCAGGGCACCGTGTGGCATGAGCGTCTGTGTAGACATGATGGGATTCTCGAATTGGGATGAAGGGGTTTACGCGTATTTTTTGCGGTGAACCCAGTGTCTCAGTCCAAAATGTGAGCGTCAACGCGACTAATTCGTTGGTTCGCATTACCCTGGATTACATGAACACGGCGGGCCCCCGTCCCCGTACCAGCACGCTTGGCCAGGCCACCGAGAGCGGGGGGCAAAAGTCAGCGTGCAAAAGTGCTCAGTCTGTCCAAATAGGCGCACCACGCAGCCATTCGATCAGATGCTCTGTCGCGGGTGAGCCGGAGCGCCCATGCGGAACCACGGCGAAATAGGCATCCTGGACTTTGACAGTTGCCGCGGTCACTCGGACAAGTTGGCCCGCATCCAGCAATGCGTCTACCAAGCGGCGCCAACCGAGAACCACGCCCTGGCCTAGTAACACA
This sequence is a window from Rhodoferax sp. WC2427. Protein-coding genes within it:
- a CDS encoding SRPBCC family protein; this encodes MSTQTLMPHGALVRSRQVGYGMPGGLFGRQDVFDTDVEVFFNNHWILVGVSADVPESGDVSTIDIGKSSILIVRDDDENIRTYRNVCRHRGARLMPAGKAIVGRLVCPYHSWTYDLDGSLHHAAHMGLDFDPTCRSLIPVHTRVVGGLIFVCLGDTPPEDVDVLDQTMTPRFAPYDLAHCKIAHETEIIENGNWKLVMENNRECYHCSATHPELTASFLPEDFGFCPDGLSEESQLALDKYHALNASRVADWESEGHICKAVERLDGSVATIFRTQRLVIAGHGESQTMDTKVASTRLLGGLKRRDLGDTHLWTHSSWTHVMSDHAVVSYVIPLAPDRTLVRSKWLVHPEAVEGVDYSLDGLTAVWRATNAQDANLVSINHNGTQDPAYIPGPFSPFTETYVEGFSKWYAARLSTHGI